The stretch of DNA GCTCTTCGCCGTCGGCTACACTGCGCCGCTCCTGACCGTTTGTCCATTCGTCGTCGTCACGCACGACGTGTCGTTCATGGCGCATCCGGAATGGTTCGGGTGGCGGGAAGGGCTGCGCCGGCGGCTGTTGACCTCGGCGTCGGCACGGGCCGCCCGCACGGTCTTGACCGTCTCGGAGTTCTCGGCTGCCGAGATCGTGCGGCACATCGGCATTCCACGCGCGAGGCTGCGCCTGGCGTCGCCGGGCGCGCCGGCGATCGTCCAGGCTCCGCCGCTTCCTTCGCGCGAGCGCATCGTCCTCTTCGTCGGGTCGATCTTCAATCGCCGGCGGGTCCCGACGCTGATCGACGCGTTCGCAAAGGTCTCGTCTGCCGTGCCGGACGCCCGGCTCGTGCTGGTCGGCGACAACCGCACCATGCCGGCCATCGACGTGCGCGCACATGCGGCCCTCCGCGGCGTCGCGCCACGCGTCGACTGGCGCCAGTACGTGACCGACGACGACCTGCAGCGCCTCTACGCGAGCGCGCGCGTGTTCGCCTTCCTGTCGGAGTACGAGGGCTTCGCGATGACGCCCATGGAAGCGATCGCGCACGGCGTGCCCGCGGTGCTGCTCGACACGCCGGTCGCGCGCGAGATCTACGGGCCGGGCGCGTGCCTCGTGCCCGACGATCTCGATCGCATCAGCGACGCGCTGATCTCGCTCCTGACCGATGACGCCGCGCACGCCGCGGCGCTCCAGGCCGGCCGTCAGCGGTTGACGCGCTACTCGTGGGCAACGACGGCGGCGGTCGTCCTCGACGCGCTGGAACAGGCGGCCGCCGGATGACGCCCACCGCCGACGTGCTCATCGTCAGCTACAACACGCGCGAGGACCTCGGCCGCTGCCTCGCGTCGCTCCACGAGCACCCGCCGCGCCATCTGGCGCGGACGATCGTGATCGACAACGCGTCCACTGACGGCAGCGTCGAGGACGTCGGGCAACGATGGCCGGACGTCGAGATCATCGCGCTCGAGCGCAACGCCGGGTTCGCGGCGGCGAACAACGCCGGCATCCGCCGCGCGACGGCGCCGCTCGTGCTGCTGCTCAACAGCGACACCGTGGTGGCCGCCGGGGCCATCGACCGGCTCGTCGAGCGGCTGGAGGCGACGAGAGCCGTCGCGGCCGGTCCCCGGCTGATCGACGGTCGCGGACGTCCCGAGGTGTCGTTCGGGCCGATGCTCTCGCCATGGGGTGAAGCGCTCCAGATGCTGCGCGTCCGGCTGGCGCGCGCCGGCTCGCCGGCCGCGCAGCGCTACATCGATCGGCTCGTGGCTCGCGAACGTGTCGTGGACTGGGTGAGCGGCGCGTGCCTGCTCGTGCGGCGCGCCGCGGCGATCGACGCCGGCCTGCTCGACGAGCGGTACTTCATGTACGAAGAAGACGTCGA from Acidobacteriota bacterium encodes:
- a CDS encoding glycosyltransferase family 4 protein, yielding MAERRLHLAVDGRELVGYPTGVGRYLWNVLHQWTVAAPIRHRISVILPREPGDAPRRELPTVDWHVAAGTGGTLWEQTSLRRVLKRIDADVLFAVGYTAPLLTVCPFVVVTHDVSFMAHPEWFGWREGLRRRLLTSASARAARTVLTVSEFSAAEIVRHIGIPRARLRLASPGAPAIVQAPPLPSRERIVLFVGSIFNRRRVPTLIDAFAKVSSAVPDARLVLVGDNRTMPAIDVRAHAALRGVAPRVDWRQYVTDDDLQRLYASARVFAFLSEYEGFAMTPMEAIAHGVPAVLLDTPVAREIYGPGACLVPDDLDRISDALISLLTDDAAHAAALQAGRQRLTRYSWATTAAVVLDALEQAAAG
- a CDS encoding glycosyltransferase family 2 protein → MTPTADVLIVSYNTREDLGRCLASLHEHPPRHLARTIVIDNASTDGSVEDVGQRWPDVEIIALERNAGFAAANNAGIRRATAPLVLLLNSDTVVAAGAIDRLVERLEATRAVAAGPRLIDGRGRPEVSFGPMLSPWGEALQMLRVRLARAGSPAAQRYIDRLVARERVVDWVSGACLLVRRAAAIDAGLLDERYFMYEEDVDFCAALRARGGSVLFTPASEIVHLRGRSAARAGAAMRRVYDRSHLAFYEKHLPAWAPILRLWLRIKG